A single region of the Acidobacteriota bacterium genome encodes:
- the prfB gene encoding peptide chain release factor 2 (programmed frameshift) — protein sequence MKEEAYKRLDDLQQRAVELGRYLDAARPELELARIEAQASAPDFWNNQAEAQKVLQRRRRLDEDVTLLRSLRQQTEDLAVLREWLDAGEDVGADLTRGLDQLETAVEAGEVKKMLGGEHDLKNAIITVHPGAGGTESQDWAEMILRMYLRWAERRGFKRELLEAQPGDEAGIKSATLTITGEFAYGLLAAEAGVHRLVRISPFDQAARRHTSFASLHVWPELPDDVDIVVDDKDLRIDTYRSSGAGGQHVNVTDSAVRITHLPTGIVVSCQNERSQHKNKDVAMKVLRSRLYDMKLKEQQAELDRIGGEKKDIAFGSQIRSYVLHPYQMVKDHRTKYQEGDVTNVLDGDIDSFIKTYLMAKASGTLGVPTADDDA from the exons GTGAAGGAAGAGGCGTACAAGCGGCTGGACGATCTGCAGCAGCGGGCAGTGGAACTCGGGAGGTATCTT GACGCCGCTCGACCCGAGCTGGAGCTCGCACGCATAGAGGCGCAGGCCAGTGCGCCGGATTTCTGGAACAACCAGGCCGAGGCGCAGAAGGTGCTGCAGCGCCGGCGCAGGCTTGACGAGGACGTCACGCTCCTGAGGTCGCTCCGTCAGCAGACCGAGGATCTCGCCGTCCTGCGCGAGTGGCTCGACGCGGGCGAGGACGTTGGCGCCGATCTCACGCGCGGGCTCGACCAACTGGAGACGGCGGTCGAGGCCGGCGAGGTCAAGAAGATGCTCGGCGGCGAGCACGACCTCAAGAACGCCATCATCACCGTCCATCCGGGCGCGGGCGGCACCGAGTCGCAAGACTGGGCCGAGATGATCCTGCGCATGTACCTGCGCTGGGCGGAGCGTCGCGGCTTCAAGCGCGAGCTGCTCGAAGCACAGCCGGGCGACGAGGCGGGCATCAAGAGCGCCACGCTGACGATCACCGGCGAGTTCGCCTACGGCCTGCTCGCGGCGGAAGCCGGCGTTCACCGGCTGGTGCGCATCTCGCCGTTCGATCAGGCGGCGCGGCGGCACACCTCGTTCGCGTCGCTCCACGTCTGGCCCGAGTTGCCTGACGATGTGGACATCGTGGTCGACGACAAGGACTTGCGCATCGATACGTATCGATCGAGCGGCGCCGGCGGGCAGCACGTCAACGTCACCGACTCCGCCGTCCGCATCACCCATCTCCCGACCGGCATCGTCGTGTCGTGCCAGAACGAGCGGTCGCAGCACAAGAACAAGGACGTCGCGATGAAGGTGCTGCGCTCGCGGCTCTACGACATGAAGCTGAAGGAGCAGCAGGCCGAGCTCGATCGTATTGGCGGCGAGAAGAAGGACATTGCGTTCGGCAGCCAGATCCGCAGCTACGTGCTGCACCCGTACCAGATGGTCAAGGACCATCGCACGAAGTACCAGGAGGGCGACGTCACCAACGTCCTCGACGGCGACATCGACAGTTTCATCAAGACCTACCTGATGGCCAAGGCGTCAGGCACGCTGGGCGTTCCCACAGCCGACGACGACGCGTAG